In Gemmatimonadaceae bacterium, the sequence GCAGCCACCACAGCGCAATGCACGCCGCAACGATCACACCGAACCACGCGTCGGGGAGCAGATCGCCGGCCGGATACGCGTACGGCCGTAACGGCCCCCAGACGTAGAGCCAAAACAGCAGGAGCGGACCAAGCCACCCGCCAGCCATGCTGGAGAAGGGCACCCAATTGAGGCCGTTGGTCGGCGGATCTTGGCGACTTACCTGAGGCATGCGTTCTCCCACGAGACTGGTGGTGGCCTAACGCAAAGCTCTGCCGCGGGGCCTCCTAACAATGTGGCAGGCCCGCGCAGCGGGCCAGCCACCAACAGTGAGCAGCCCCGTCGGCAGCAGCGACCCGTTATGTCGCTCGCTTGGACTTTCGTGGACGCTCGCGCTGCGCCATCTCGTCGACGTAACTCCGGAGCACCGCATTGATCCGGGACTGATAGCGCGGCCCGGCCTTTCGGAAGAACGCGACCACGTCCGTATCGAGCCGGATCGAGATGG encodes:
- a CDS encoding BrnA antitoxin family protein — translated: MTDAEIEATSPPELRNLPEDFWQGARVVTPVTKEAISIRLDTDVVAFFRKAGPRYQSRINAVLRSYVDEMAQRERPRKSKRAT